The DNA region TTGATGTTAAAGCCGCACTTGAAGGACTCGAAGCCGTTGGTTATGACGGATGGGTTTCTGTCGAACTTGATCGTCCGTATCCGCCGCGTCCAGCAGCCGAAGCCGCAGTCGTAAACCGAGAATATCTGCGGGGTCTCGGATATTAAAAGGAGGCACATTCCTATGCTGAAGCGAATCAAAATTCAAGGGTATAAATCACTCGTGGATCTTGAGGTAAACTTTGAGCACCTTGCTGTACTCGTCGGTCCCAACGCTTCAGGAAAGAGCAATTTCCTTGATGCTTTACACCTCCTATCGCGCGTAGCCGCCAGCCGGACCCTGAAAGAAGCATTTGACCCGCCTTACCGAGGACACGCGCTGGAGTCGTTCACTTTTGGAAGGGAAGGCATCAAGAGCCTCTTGGAACAGGAAACAGTATCATTTAGTATAGAGGTAGATGTTCAACTTTCTCCCAAGATCGTTGAGAATGTCAATCAGCAAATTCAGAAGATGAGACCGGTACCACTGGATGAAGATGAATCTGTTTCAAGGCGGTCGCCACCTACCGTGCGTTCGCGAAATCTTCGGTATCGGATTGAGATTGAGATGCTCCCCAAGTTGGGGACATTGCGGGTCGCGAACGAGTATCTCGCTGCGCTTAATACCACAGGTGGCTTAAGTCAAAAACGCAAGCCGTTCTTAGAACGGGTTGGCAATCAGCTGCATCTGCGGATGGAAGGGCAAGCGCGTCCAGCCCACTATGAGCGAGGTCTCAATTATAGTATCCTTTCAATGGCGCATTATCCCCCTCATCATCCTCATTTGGTTGCGATGCGGCAGGAATTGGCGAGTTGGTTTACCTTCTATTTTGAACCGCGTGAACGCATGCGGCTCCCAAGTCCTGTTAAGGAAGTTCACCATATTGGGTTGATGGGGGAAGATCTCGCGGCCTTTCTTAATACTTTGCGAGGTCTCAATCCGCGACAGTTTGAATCCATTGAGAAATCTCTCCATGCTATGATTCCTTCTATAACAGGCATTGAGGTTGGTGTCAATGTGTCAGGCGAAGTGGAATTGAATCTGTGTGAAGGCGAAAAACGTGTTTCGGCACGGGGTTTATCGGAGGGGACACTCCGGATTTTAGGGTTTTTAGCACTCGTTGGTGCCGAAAAATCGCCAGCGTTGGTAGGCTTTGAGGAACCGGAAAACGGCGTTCATCCGCGTAGGATTCGGCGCATTGCTCGGTTTTTGGAAACTCGCATGCTTCTTGAAGATATCCAGTTCATTGTGACAACACATTCAACGCTTTTGCCGGATCTTATCCCTCCTGAGTCTGTGTACGTTTGTCGTAAAGTTGATGGCAAAACAGAAATTGAACCCTTTACTATGATGTATCTTGGACCGCTATGGAAGCGGGTGGATATTGAGGATGTGCTGGAGGATGAAAGCGTGCTATCTCCTTCTGAACGTATCTTACGGGGGGATTTTGATGCATAATATCAGTCTGTTCGTTGAGGATGCAGTCCATGAGGATTTTCTCGTGGCACTGGTTCAGCGGGTTGCTAATGCGGGCGACATCAAGATTAAAGTCTCCGGTGTCCGCGGTGGACATGAAGCCGTTATTACGGAATTGAAGCAGTATCAACAGGATTTGCAACACAACGGTGAGGATCTACCAGATCTCATCATCGTAGGTACGGATAGTAATAGCAAGGGATTTTTGCAGCGGGAAAAAGAAATCAATCAGGCAACCTCCAATTTGGCGGATCGCGTTATCAGTATGATTCCGAAACCGTATATCGAGCGATGGCTCCTTCTCGATGCGGAGGCGTTCAAGACGGTATTTGGTGGCGGCTGCTCGGTTCCTCAGCGGAAATGTGACCGTGATCGCTACAAGCGTCTTCTCCTACAAGCGATTCATGACGCAGGCGTGATCCCGCTTTTAGGGGGTATTGAACATATCGCAGATCTCGTCAATGCAATGGATCTCCAACATTTGGAGCAAAGCGATAGATCCTTCCGAAGGTTTTTCAGAGCGTTGCAGCAACGTTTTGAAAATTGGCAGCAGACAGAAGGTTGATGCTACACTGTCATTTATTAGGCCACTTTTTTAATACATATACCAGTAATAAAAGAAGTAGCAA from Candidatus Poribacteria bacterium includes:
- a CDS encoding AAA family ATPase; its protein translation is MLKRIKIQGYKSLVDLEVNFEHLAVLVGPNASGKSNFLDALHLLSRVAASRTLKEAFDPPYRGHALESFTFGREGIKSLLEQETVSFSIEVDVQLSPKIVENVNQQIQKMRPVPLDEDESVSRRSPPTVRSRNLRYRIEIEMLPKLGTLRVANEYLAALNTTGGLSQKRKPFLERVGNQLHLRMEGQARPAHYERGLNYSILSMAHYPPHHPHLVAMRQELASWFTFYFEPRERMRLPSPVKEVHHIGLMGEDLAAFLNTLRGLNPRQFESIEKSLHAMIPSITGIEVGVNVSGEVELNLCEGEKRVSARGLSEGTLRILGFLALVGAEKSPALVGFEEPENGVHPRRIRRIARFLETRMLLEDIQFIVTTHSTLLPDLIPPESVYVCRKVDGKTEIEPFTMMYLGPLWKRVDIEDVLEDESVLSPSERILRGDFDA
- a CDS encoding DUF4276 family protein; translation: MHNISLFVEDAVHEDFLVALVQRVANAGDIKIKVSGVRGGHEAVITELKQYQQDLQHNGEDLPDLIIVGTDSNSKGFLQREKEINQATSNLADRVISMIPKPYIERWLLLDAEAFKTVFGGGCSVPQRKCDRDRYKRLLLQAIHDAGVIPLLGGIEHIADLVNAMDLQHLEQSDRSFRRFFRALQQRFENWQQTEG